ACGAAAGATACAATACGTACCTTACTAACATAGCAATTGTTGTATTTGCAGGACTGTTGTGCTGGATGCTTGGAGTGATTCCGTTTTTATTAGTACAGTTGCCTATCTTTTTAATCTCAGGCTCTTTAGGAATCTGGCTATTTTATGTACAGCATACGTTTGAGGATTCTTACTTTGAAAAGAATGAAGAGTGGGAATACGTTATGGCAGCTGTGGAAGGCAGCTCGTATTATAAGCTACCAAAACTGTTACAATGGCTTTCCGGTAACATTGGTTATCATCATGTTCACCATTTAAGTCCAAGAGTACCAAACTATAAATTAGAAGACGTACACAATAATACAGAACCATTACAAAACGTTCCAACAATTACACTGGCAACAAGCTTAAAGTCGTTAAAGTTCCGTCTTTGGGACGCACAGAATAAAAGGTTTGTTGGTTTTAACTATTTGTCAAAATTACAAAAGTAATATTCTCCTTTAGAAGATGACGTATTAGTACAAACTGTCGGGAATGAAACGTACTAATTTTTGTCATCCTCTTAAAGTTTTAAGTAAATATATGTTAAAATATGATGTAATTTCATCTTAATTAAAGTAGGTTCTGGCATGAAAAAAAGAGTTAACATTTTTCAAAAAAGCAATGGGATCTCCCCTTATATTTGGGCTTTTTTAAGCATTTTACCTTTTTATTTTATTTTCCAATCATCCTCTTCGGCGGAAATCATTACAGGCATAATCCTTACTGTATCGTTTTTCATTACACTTCGTTACGCATTTCTTGCTAAAAGCTGGAGAATTTACGTTTTAACACTTATTTTGATTGGGATATCATTTACATCAACTTATCTATTTAATTATTTTTATTTTTCTTTTTATATTGCATATTTCATTGGAAATATAAAGGATCGTGCTCCTTTTTTAACACTATACATTATTCATTTAGTCAGTACAGCCGTTGCCATAAACTTTAGTATCGTTTTACATGAGCAGTTGCTATTACGCCAGGCTCCCTTCGTGATTATTAGCTCTCTTAGTGTCATCTTTCTTCCATTTAGTATTTATAATCGAAAACAACGTGATCAGCTCCAAGAAAAGCTGGAAGATGCTAATAAACGAATATCTGAACTAGTTATACTTGAAGAACGTCAACGAATTGCCCGTGACCTTCATGACACATTAGGTCAAAAGCTATCAATGATTGGTCTTAAGAGTGACTTAGCTCGAAAAATTATTTATAAAGATCCAGAGCAGGCAAAAAATGAAATGAAAGAAATTCAACAAACAGCTAGAACAGCATTAAATGAAGTAAGAAAAATGGTTTCTCAAATGAGAGGTATCCGTATAAAAGAGGAAATGGTACATGTTAAGCAAATATTAAAAGCAGCTCAAATTAATTTAGTATGTGACCAAGAAATGGTCTTATCAAATGTCCCGTTGTTAACCGAGAATATCTTAAGTATGTGCTTAAAAGAAGCTGTTACAAATGTTGTCAGACATAGTAAGGCCTCTAATTGTTATCTTTCTCTTGAACAAAATTCGACCGAATTAATCATGACTATCAAGGATGATGGAATCGGTTTTGAAGACCTTACAATCGCAAAAGGAAACGGCCTTTCCGGGATGAGGGAACGCCTCGATTTTGTTAATGGAAATCTTGAAATAAAAAACGAAAAAGGTACATCATTAACGATTAGAGTACCTAATGTTGTAAAACAGATAGATTAGGAGGGGCTTGCTATGATACGAATTGTGATTGCTGAAGATCAACAAATGCTTTTAGGTGCCTTAGGTTCACTTCTTAACTTGGAGGACGATATGGAAGTTGTTGGCAAGGCTAATAATGGAGAGGATGCCCTTACACTCGTTCACAAACACAGTCCTGATATATGTATAATGGATATTGAAATGCCTAAAATGACTGGCCTTGAAGCTGCAGAAAAGATTGTGAACAGTGATTGTAAAGTAATCATCCTTACAACCTTTGCCCGTTCAGGTTATTTTCAAAGAGCCATTAAAGCTGGTGTCAAAGGATACCTTCTAAAGGATAGTCCCAGTGACGAGTTAGCGAATTCGATAAGAAGCATAATGTCAGGCAGACGAATATATGCACCTGAACTAATGGACGACGTATATAGTGAAGAAAATCCCTTGACTGAGCGCGAAAAGGAAGTACTAGGCTTAGTCGCAGACGGCATGAATACAAAAGAAATTGCCGATCAGCTTAGTATTAAAACCGGGACGGTACGAAACTATATATCCACTATCCTAGAAAAGCTTGATGTAAAAAATAGAATTGAAGCCATTACTCAATCAAAAGAAAAAGGTTGGTTTAAATAATATAAAAAAGAGGTCTCCTTTTGGATAAAATGTACCCTATAGAGTAGACACTTAAAAAAAGTGCTCTCTCTATAGGGTGCTTTTTTGTATAATGTAAGCATCACAACTACAGACATAACTTGGAGACGGAGAATCATGAGTAAAAAGCTATTTACAGAAAAAGAAATCAAACTATTATCTAAAAACCCATATGTGAAATCGGTCAGTTCAAAGGGAATTACTTACTCGGATGAGTTTAAACAACATTTTGTATCTGAATTCAGTAAGGGGAAGCTTTCAAGACAAATCTTTGAAGAAGCTGGATTTGATGTTGAAATTATTGGCATGCAAAGAATTAAATCTTCTTCAGAACGTTGGAGAAACACTTATAAAACTGAAGGCTTGTTGGGGCTTAAAGACACTAGGAAAAATAATTCTGGAAGACCGCGAGTAAAAGAACTGTCCCTTGAGGAGAAGTATGCAAGATTAGAAGCTAAGATGAATCTTGTAAAGGCAGAAAATGAACTCCTAAAAAAGATTCGTATGTTAGAAAGGGGGCTGAAGAAGTAAGGCTTCCTTCTAGTCAGAGGTACATTCTTATTCGTGAGGTTATTGAAAAATACAACCTAAAACACATGGTGAAATTCCTTTGTGACGTTGCCGGGGTGTCACGAAGTGGTTACTATAATTATTTCTCAGCTAAGTCCGAAGAACAAAGGAAACGTCAGGAAGTGAGGGATGAAGAAGCTAAAGCATTAATTTTAAAAGCCTTCCACTTTAAAGGTCGAAAGAAAGGGGCACGCCAAATTAAGATGACATTGGCGGGTCAATTTCAGTGTGTCTTTAATTTGAAACGTGTTCGCAGAATTATGAAGAAATACAATATTTTCTGTCCTATTAGAAAAGCTAACCCATATAAAAGAATGATGAAGGCAACCCAAGAACATCGCGTTGTGCCAAACATATTAAACCGCCAATTTAAGCAAGGGATTCCATATAACGTACTTCTTACTGA
This genomic stretch from Metabacillus sp. B2-18 harbors:
- a CDS encoding sensor histidine kinase — translated: MKKRVNIFQKSNGISPYIWAFLSILPFYFIFQSSSSAEIITGIILTVSFFITLRYAFLAKSWRIYVLTLILIGISFTSTYLFNYFYFSFYIAYFIGNIKDRAPFLTLYIIHLVSTAVAINFSIVLHEQLLLRQAPFVIISSLSVIFLPFSIYNRKQRDQLQEKLEDANKRISELVILEERQRIARDLHDTLGQKLSMIGLKSDLARKIIYKDPEQAKNEMKEIQQTARTALNEVRKMVSQMRGIRIKEEMVHVKQILKAAQINLVCDQEMVLSNVPLLTENILSMCLKEAVTNVVRHSKASNCYLSLEQNSTELIMTIKDDGIGFEDLTIAKGNGLSGMRERLDFVNGNLEIKNEKGTSLTIRVPNVVKQID
- a CDS encoding response regulator transcription factor: MIRIVIAEDQQMLLGALGSLLNLEDDMEVVGKANNGEDALTLVHKHSPDICIMDIEMPKMTGLEAAEKIVNSDCKVIILTTFARSGYFQRAIKAGVKGYLLKDSPSDELANSIRSIMSGRRIYAPELMDDVYSEENPLTEREKEVLGLVADGMNTKEIADQLSIKTGTVRNYISTILEKLDVKNRIEAITQSKEKGWFK